One Owenweeksia hongkongensis DSM 17368 genomic region harbors:
- a CDS encoding LamG-like jellyroll fold domain-containing protein: MKRIYFAFIASLFSTLSIGQNALNFDGVDDRVSCGNGISTQISGNSITLEAWIYPTGWQPNVFQGNIINKENNNPDYGYMLRCGNGGKLNFNIGNGSWHEKTTTNNVLTLNTWQHVAGTYDGSKMRLYVNGILVDSMAANFSFTSASQNLTIGNWSDASSNRTFIGSIDEARVWNVARSRTEILNSMNGELCSVAPGLVACYRLNEGIASGNNGGKTTTVDFSNNNNNGTLNSFALTGSSSNWVAGSGITPGSNFVAVTASGCNDYRGPNGNIYDSTGVYQDTLQNIYGCDSVIETTLTIKKLNVGVTVTSSTMKADQNNGSYRWMDCNDNYKLVVGGTKQTLTPPDPNGSYAVQVSFSGCTDSSACFSLDGIGLLEAESSSIKIFPNPSEGEVVILHPQLNEGEITVVSAQGAEVYFAKFIGTSETRIKLDKLPKGVYILKVENQRASLVERLILK, translated from the coding sequence ATGAAACGAATATATTTCGCGTTTATCGCTAGCCTATTTAGCACCTTATCCATTGGCCAAAATGCTTTAAACTTTGACGGTGTGGATGATCGTGTGAGTTGTGGAAACGGAATAAGTACGCAGATTTCGGGTAATAGCATTACTCTCGAGGCTTGGATTTATCCCACAGGCTGGCAGCCCAATGTTTTTCAAGGCAACATTATTAACAAAGAAAATAACAACCCCGATTATGGGTACATGCTACGATGTGGAAATGGAGGTAAGTTAAACTTCAACATTGGCAATGGTAGCTGGCATGAAAAAACTACAACAAACAATGTACTTACCTTAAACACGTGGCAGCACGTAGCCGGCACTTATGATGGCAGCAAAATGAGACTTTATGTAAATGGCATTTTGGTAGATTCCATGGCTGCTAACTTTTCATTTACCAGCGCGTCACAAAACCTTACCATCGGCAATTGGAGTGATGCATCCAGTAATCGAACTTTTATTGGCAGCATTGATGAAGCCCGCGTATGGAACGTTGCAAGAAGCAGAACCGAAATACTCAATAGTATGAATGGAGAACTTTGCAGTGTAGCTCCAGGATTAGTGGCTTGCTATAGGTTAAATGAAGGAATAGCTTCTGGAAACAATGGGGGGAAAACTACAACTGTGGATTTTTCAAACAATAACAACAATGGAACCTTAAACTCATTTGCTCTAACTGGCTCATCTTCCAATTGGGTTGCTGGATCAGGAATCACACCAGGTTCGAACTTTGTTGCAGTTACTGCCTCAGGATGCAACGATTATCGTGGACCAAATGGAAACATATATGACTCTACGGGTGTATACCAAGATACTTTGCAAAACATTTATGGCTGTGACTCCGTAATAGAAACAACCCTAACCATCAAAAAACTAAATGTGGGGGTGACAGTGACTAGCAGTACCATGAAGGCAGATCAAAATAATGGATCGTACCGATGGATGGATTGTAACGATAATTATAAGTTGGTAGTTGGTGGAACTAAGCAAACCCTCACTCCCCCAGATCCAAATGGTAGCTATGCCGTACAAGTTTCTTTTAGTGGATGTACCGACAGCTCAGCATGTTTCAGCCTTGATGGGATTGGCCTTTTGGAAGCAGAAAGTTCCTCCATAAAAATCTTTCCAAACCCTTCAGAAGGCGAAGTAGTAATATTACACCCTCAGTTGAATGAAGGAGAAATTACAGTTGTTAGCGCACAAGGGGCTGAAGTATATTTTGCCAAGTTCATCGGAACTAGTGAAACCAGAATAAAGTTGGATAAACTTCCAAAAGGAGTATATATCCTAAAAGTAGAAAATCAGCGAGCAAGCCTTGTAGAAAGGTTGATTCTAAAATAA
- a CDS encoding spermidine synthase codes for MLNSKNANYSYGKLQKVLVFGLSKMTFSKQAPVLILGLGGGSIIRPLRNRFGCTGKITAVECDEVVFKLSETEFDISKSGNVNKVLADAFTYVENCNETYGLIIVDLFVDNIVPVAFYSIPFWENLLAITQQGGSILFNAGLYIRGDSSILKVASFLNEKAKVIILENVEDANTLVLARFE; via the coding sequence ATGCTGAATAGTAAAAATGCTAATTATTCCTACGGGAAGTTGCAGAAAGTATTGGTTTTTGGTTTGTCCAAAATGACGTTTAGTAAACAAGCTCCTGTTCTAATTTTGGGATTGGGTGGTGGTAGTATTATTAGACCCTTGCGAAATAGGTTTGGTTGTACAGGAAAGATTACTGCCGTTGAATGTGATGAAGTAGTCTTTAAACTATCAGAAACGGAATTTGATATAAGTAAGAGTGGGAACGTAAATAAAGTTTTAGCTGATGCATTTACTTATGTGGAAAATTGCAATGAAACTTATGGGTTAATAATTGTCGACCTGTTTGTGGACAATATAGTTCCTGTAGCTTTTTATAGCATCCCGTTTTGGGAGAATCTATTGGCGATAACTCAGCAAGGAGGGAGTATACTTTTTAATGCAGGTTTATACATAAGAGGTGATTCATCCATTCTGAAGGTTGCAAGCTTTCTTAATGAAAAGGCTAAAGTCATCATACTTGAAAATGTGGAAGATGCCAACACACTTGTTCTAGCACGGTTTGAATAA
- a CDS encoding biotin carboxylase, with protein sequence MSKKKTSTKPLKGISDIRRYFHKNEVPLYFISATNFNLLGADEWIKGFKYITYIECFDGLHPNVFSPKEEIPHDDFESIEDINNYMLQHPEVQDYLKTRSKDGKAGKAMFLMFDEKTEDLADKLGLEIMFPPAKMRTFMDNKVNTNRLAEKAGVACVPYVLSNVKDYEHLCEVSKHLGTDLVIQTPFGDSGHTTFFITNEEEFEKHEEEIVAEDEVKIMKRINCKGAAIEACVTRHGTIVAPLMTELVGFKDLTPYKGGWCGNEIYPNAFTNTIRHKARKYTRLFGDQLREEGYKGYFELDFLIDQDNGEVYLGELNPRVTGASSITNHAVFALADAPLFVFHILEWMDIDYELSIKSLNARWGKQENIDGWSQLIIKHTEDTIEYVSSAPRSGIWRMFDNGHIRFDRMDTHRRAVESESEAFFLRITRQGDYLYEGADMGILVSRGRMMTDDFELVPRAKDWIKGIRAQYVSELIKDKRKKGNLSGTLTK encoded by the coding sequence ATGAGTAAGAAGAAGACTTCCACAAAACCGCTAAAAGGTATATCGGACATAAGAAGGTATTTTCATAAAAATGAGGTGCCACTATATTTTATAAGTGCCACCAACTTCAACTTGCTTGGCGCGGATGAGTGGATAAAAGGTTTTAAATACATCACCTATATCGAGTGCTTTGATGGTCTGCACCCAAACGTGTTTTCACCAAAAGAGGAAATTCCACATGACGACTTTGAAAGTATTGAAGACATCAACAATTATATGCTTCAGCACCCCGAGGTGCAGGATTACTTGAAAACAAGAAGTAAGGATGGTAAGGCTGGCAAAGCCATGTTTTTAATGTTTGATGAAAAAACGGAGGATTTAGCGGATAAATTGGGATTGGAAATTATGTTTCCACCAGCCAAGATGCGAACCTTTATGGACAATAAGGTAAATACAAATCGACTGGCCGAAAAGGCTGGAGTGGCTTGTGTACCTTATGTTTTGTCCAATGTAAAAGATTATGAACACCTATGTGAGGTTTCCAAACATTTAGGAACCGACCTTGTAATTCAAACTCCTTTTGGTGATTCTGGACACACTACTTTTTTCATTACAAATGAAGAAGAATTTGAAAAGCATGAGGAGGAAATTGTTGCTGAAGATGAGGTGAAAATCATGAAGCGCATCAACTGTAAAGGTGCTGCTATTGAAGCTTGTGTTACAAGACACGGAACCATTGTAGCCCCCTTGATGACGGAGTTGGTAGGTTTTAAAGATTTGACTCCATACAAAGGCGGCTGGTGTGGAAACGAGATTTATCCAAATGCCTTTACAAACACCATTCGCCATAAGGCAAGAAAGTATACAAGGCTGTTTGGTGACCAACTGAGAGAGGAAGGTTACAAAGGATATTTTGAGCTTGACTTTTTAATTGATCAGGATAATGGCGAGGTATATTTGGGTGAATTAAACCCGAGGGTAACTGGGGCGAGCTCTATTACCAACCATGCGGTTTTTGCTTTGGCAGATGCGCCATTGTTCGTGTTTCACATTTTAGAGTGGATGGACATTGACTACGAGCTAAGCATTAAAAGCTTGAATGCCCGTTGGGGGAAACAGGAAAACATTGATGGCTGGAGCCAATTAATTATTAAGCACACCGAGGATACCATTGAATATGTAAGTAGTGCTCCGAGGTCTGGAATTTGGAGGATGTTTGATAACGGTCACATTCGTTTTGATAGGATGGACACACACAGGCGTGCCGTGGAAAGCGAGAGTGAAGCCTTCTTTTTGCGCATAACGCGCCAAGGGGATTATTTGTACGAAGGTGCGGATATGGGGATTTTGGTATCGCGAGGCCGTATGATGACGGACGATTTCGAGCTGGTTCCACGTGCCAAAGATTGGATAAAAGGTATTCGTGCTCAGTATGTGAGTGAGCTTATAAAAGACAAAAGGAAAAAAGGGAACCTAAGTGGAACCTTAACAAAATAG
- a CDS encoding NAD-dependent succinate-semialdehyde dehydrogenase, whose amino-acid sequence MEFKSINPYNGEEVGTYTGLSDTALDAKLKLAKEAFTKWKKVPLEERAKLMSKAGEVLKENVEKYAKMITLEMGKPISESRGEVNKCAWVCEYYAENAQEFLKDEVIETDAQKSFVRHDPIGAVFAVMPWNFPFWQVFRFAAPTLTAGNVGLLKHAANVFGSAEMIEEVFTKAGFPEGVFQNLIIHHDKTDKIVKDDIVKAITLTGSGRAGSAVAEIAGRNLKKSLLELGGSNAFIVWEDADIDKVVKTAITARMMNCGQSCIAAKRFILLEGIYDEFVEKFTVSVKDLKDGDPLNEDTKIGPMARKDLADELNRQVNESVALGAELLHGGNQKECYHEPTVLGNVTPEMPAFKEETFGPLATMIKAKSIEHAFELSEQSDFGLGVTVCTEDIEKALSMAGEVSDGAYFVNELVKSDPRLPFGGTKNSGFGRELAKDGMMEFVNRKTVYVK is encoded by the coding sequence ATGGAATTTAAAAGTATTAATCCCTACAATGGAGAAGAAGTAGGGACATACACAGGCTTGTCCGATACTGCTTTGGATGCCAAATTAAAATTAGCAAAAGAGGCCTTCACTAAATGGAAAAAAGTACCATTGGAAGAGCGAGCCAAATTGATGTCAAAGGCTGGGGAAGTGCTAAAGGAAAACGTAGAGAAATACGCTAAAATGATTACGCTGGAAATGGGTAAACCTATTTCCGAATCAAGGGGCGAGGTAAATAAATGCGCTTGGGTGTGCGAGTATTATGCTGAAAATGCCCAGGAGTTTTTGAAAGATGAGGTGATTGAAACGGATGCTCAAAAAAGCTTTGTAAGACATGACCCGATAGGGGCTGTGTTTGCTGTAATGCCATGGAATTTTCCCTTTTGGCAGGTATTTAGGTTTGCTGCTCCAACCCTCACAGCTGGAAACGTAGGCCTACTCAAACATGCTGCAAATGTATTTGGCAGTGCCGAAATGATTGAAGAGGTTTTTACCAAAGCCGGTTTCCCTGAAGGTGTGTTTCAGAATTTGATTATTCATCACGACAAAACTGATAAGATTGTAAAGGATGATATTGTAAAAGCAATTACCCTTACGGGAAGTGGGCGTGCGGGCTCAGCTGTAGCCGAAATTGCTGGCCGTAACTTGAAGAAGTCTTTGCTTGAACTTGGAGGTAGTAATGCTTTTATCGTTTGGGAGGATGCGGATATTGATAAGGTTGTAAAAACTGCTATTACCGCTCGTATGATGAACTGTGGGCAAAGTTGTATTGCAGCCAAACGTTTCATTTTATTAGAAGGAATTTATGACGAGTTTGTGGAGAAGTTTACGGTTTCTGTAAAAGACCTTAAGGATGGTGATCCGCTAAATGAAGATACCAAAATTGGCCCCATGGCACGTAAGGATTTGGCGGATGAACTGAACCGCCAGGTTAATGAATCAGTGGCTTTAGGGGCGGAATTACTACATGGTGGAAATCAAAAAGAATGTTATCATGAGCCTACAGTTCTTGGTAATGTTACTCCTGAGATGCCGGCATTCAAAGAAGAGACTTTTGGGCCATTGGCCACCATGATAAAAGCTAAAAGCATAGAGCATGCGTTTGAGCTTTCTGAGCAGTCAGATTTTGGTTTGGGCGTTACAGTATGTACTGAAGATATTGAGAAGGCCTTAAGCATGGCAGGAGAGGTGAGCGATGGAGCTTACTTTGTAAATGAACTTGTAAAATCGGATCCTAGATTGCCGTTTGGAGGAACTAAAAACTCAGGTTTTGGACGTGAGCTTGCCAAAGATGGAATGATGGAATTTGTAAACCGTAAGACTGTCTATGTGAAATAG
- a CDS encoding VOC family protein — MKLGAFSISLAVKDLNASKEFYEKLGFERFAGDIERNYLIMKNGNSLVGLFQGMFENNILTFNPGWDESANKLESFDDVRDIQKHLKDKGVELQREADTSTTGPASIVMTDPDGNHILIDQHV; from the coding sequence ATGAAATTAGGAGCATTTTCCATTAGTCTAGCGGTAAAAGATCTCAATGCGTCAAAGGAATTCTATGAAAAGTTAGGGTTTGAAAGATTTGCTGGAGACATAGAAAGAAATTATCTCATCATGAAAAATGGTAACTCACTTGTAGGCCTTTTTCAAGGAATGTTTGAAAACAACATTCTCACCTTCAACCCAGGCTGGGATGAGAGTGCAAATAAACTAGAATCATTTGATGATGTGCGCGATATACAAAAGCACCTAAAAGATAAAGGTGTAGAGCTACAAAGGGAAGCAGACACATCTACCACTGGGCCTGCAAGCATAGTAATGACCGATCCCGATGGAAACCATATTCTTATTGACCAGCATGTCTAA
- a CDS encoding PLDc N-terminal domain-containing protein: MIESITSAIIVLAISLLIWALLDLAYSLYKNPDTKTRWAYVIIFVPIGGPLYYFRVVKKAQLEGKEFNSSFDKAQI, encoded by the coding sequence ATGATCGAATCAATCACCAGTGCAATTATTGTACTCGCCATTTCGCTTCTTATATGGGCACTTTTAGACTTGGCTTATTCACTTTACAAAAATCCTGATACAAAAACCCGATGGGCTTATGTAATCATTTTTGTTCCAATTGGAGGGCCTCTTTATTATTTTAGAGTTGTGAAAAAAGCACAACTTGAGGGCAAAGAGTTCAACTCAAGTTTTGACAAGGCTCAGATATAA